A stretch of the Psychroserpens sp. Hel_I_66 genome encodes the following:
- a CDS encoding BrxA/BrxB family bacilliredoxin codes for MYPAELVKPMREDLTKVGFEELQTADAVDTALAKEGTTLVVVNSVCGCAAANARPGARQSLQNAKRPDHIVTVFAGVDKEAVDAARGHMVPFPPSSPSIALFKDGELVHMLERHHIEGRPAELIADNLMDAYNSHC; via the coding sequence ATGTATCCAGCAGAATTAGTAAAACCAATGCGTGAGGATTTAACCAAAGTTGGTTTTGAAGAATTACAAACAGCAGATGCAGTAGATACTGCTTTAGCAAAAGAAGGCACAACATTAGTTGTCGTTAATTCGGTTTGCGGTTGTGCAGCTGCCAATGCTCGTCCTGGAGCGAGACAAAGTTTACAAAATGCAAAACGTCCAGATCATATTGTAACGGTTTTTGCAGGTGTTGATAAAGAGGCGGTTGATGCTGCGAGAGGGCACATGGTGCCATTTCCACCAAGTTCACCAAGTATCGCTTTATTTAAAGATGGAGAATTAGTGCACATGTTAGAACGTCACCATATTGAAGGTCGTCCAGCGGAATTAATAGCAGACAATTTAATGGATGCTTACAACAGTCACTGTTAG
- a CDS encoding lysophospholipid acyltransferase family protein codes for MRKLLAYPLTVLYYLVFGLTLIIFHPIQWFCFNVLGYQAHKKSVDALQFCLMRCLNILGTRFTWDNPHDIPTNKPLLVISNHQSTYDISPIMWYMRKHHIKFVAKKELGKGIPSVSYNLRHGGSVLIDRKNPRRSIPLMMKFAEYIEKTNRAGVIFPEGTRSKDGYPKPFKTKGVEILIKKMPSSLIVPITVNNSWKMFRYGKFPMGIGNHIKFTIHKPIEIANFTDRQALLTDVENIIVNAITH; via the coding sequence ATGAGAAAACTTTTGGCATATCCATTAACCGTTTTATATTATTTGGTCTTCGGGTTGACGTTAATCATCTTCCACCCAATACAATGGTTTTGTTTTAATGTTTTAGGCTATCAAGCCCATAAAAAAAGTGTTGATGCCCTGCAGTTTTGCTTAATGCGCTGTCTCAATATTCTAGGTACACGGTTTACTTGGGACAATCCTCATGACATCCCAACAAACAAACCTTTACTTGTCATATCCAACCATCAGAGCACCTATGATATTTCGCCTATAATGTGGTATATGAGAAAACATCATATTAAATTTGTTGCAAAAAAAGAATTGGGCAAAGGCATCCCAAGTGTGTCTTACAATCTACGTCATGGTGGCTCGGTTTTAATAGATCGAAAAAATCCACGTCGTTCTATACCTCTAATGATGAAATTTGCGGAATATATTGAAAAGACTAATAGAGCAGGTGTCATTTTCCCTGAAGGTACTAGAAGTAAAGATGGTTACCCAAAGCCTTTTAAAACAAAAGGTGTAGAAATTTTAATCAAAAAAATGCCATCCTCTTTAATTGTGCCAATAACCGTTAATAATTCTTGGAAAATGTTTCGCTACGGAAAATTCCCAATGGGAATTGGAAATCATATTAAATTCACTATACATAAACCCATAGAAATCGCTAACTTTACAGATAGACAGGCATTGTTAACAGATGTAGAAAACATTATTGTCAATGCTATTACTCATTAA
- a CDS encoding acyl-ACP desaturase has protein sequence MSLKNIRLEVMQHLEKDVDQLIEKYLIPVEKIWQPTDFLPNSENESFYEEVKEIRELSKELPYDFWVVLVGDMITEEALPTYESWLMDVEGVGQMERNSWSKWVRHWTAEENRHGDVLNKYLYLSGRVNMREIEKTTQHLIADGFDIGTDRDPYKNFVYTSFQELATYISHNRVAKMAKEKGNKQLAKMCKIISGDEMRHHHAYSEFVERIFEVDPNQMMMAFHYMMKQKIAMPAHFLRESGEKISTAFEEFSNTAQRIGVYTSADYVDILQKLIDRWDIGNTKGLNDEAEKARDYLMNLPARMLRLAERMKIPENSYQFKWVEPARLK, from the coding sequence ATGTCCCTAAAAAACATAAGATTAGAAGTGATGCAGCACCTAGAAAAGGATGTTGATCAACTTATAGAAAAATACCTCATTCCTGTTGAAAAAATCTGGCAACCGACCGATTTTTTACCAAATTCTGAAAATGAGAGTTTTTATGAAGAGGTTAAAGAAATTCGTGAACTCTCAAAAGAATTACCATATGATTTTTGGGTGGTTTTGGTTGGTGATATGATTACCGAAGAAGCTTTGCCAACATACGAATCTTGGTTAATGGATGTGGAAGGCGTAGGGCAAATGGAACGAAATAGCTGGTCAAAATGGGTAAGACATTGGACTGCGGAAGAAAACCGACATGGAGACGTCCTCAATAAATATCTGTACTTATCTGGTCGCGTGAACATGCGCGAGATTGAAAAAACCACACAACATCTTATTGCAGATGGTTTTGATATTGGTACAGATCGTGACCCATATAAAAACTTTGTCTATACTAGTTTTCAGGAATTGGCCACTTATATTTCCCACAACCGTGTTGCCAAAATGGCAAAGGAAAAAGGAAACAAGCAATTGGCGAAAATGTGTAAAATCATTTCTGGAGATGAGATGCGACATCACCATGCTTACTCTGAGTTTGTTGAGCGCATCTTTGAGGTAGATCCAAACCAAATGATGATGGCATTTCATTATATGATGAAACAAAAAATCGCTATGCCAGCTCATTTTTTAAGAGAATCTGGAGAAAAAATAAGTACAGCTTTTGAAGAGTTCTCAAATACAGCACAACGCATTGGCGTTTATACATCTGCAGATTATGTTGATATTTTACAAAAACTGATTGACCGATGGGATATTGGAAATACCAAAGGTCTCAACGACGAAGCCGAAAAAGCGCGTGATTATTTAATGAATTTACCAGCAAGAATGTTGCGCCTCGCAGAGCGAATGAAGATTCCAGAAAACTCCTATCAGTTTAAATGGGTTGAGCCTGCTCGATTAAAATAA
- a CDS encoding M13 family metallopeptidase, whose amino-acid sequence MKTNIKSILAVSVLSLFAFLGCKEEPKEETAMVEEIPGINLDNMDTTVSPKDDFYNYVNGNWAKSTQIPDDETRWGGFGVLRKDTRKDVLEIMNTSKELGKYEEGTDQKKALLIFETELDTIARNEAGIKPLQPMLDKIDGIKNLNDMQTVYATTIGVGAPFAGIGANADLNDSSMNVAWVYPDGLGLQRDYYLDQDTKSKEIREKYKAHVSKMLQYINYSKEDADAAAVKILAMETTLAEPRLDKVAMRDARNYNNPTSLEDLQKMAPAIDWNKMIKDLGITAEMDTVNVMQPKYMAAMNDFLKSTPIEDIKTLMDWSTIDGAAGFLTTEIEKANWEFYGKTLNGSKKMRPADERALGTVDGAVGEAIGKLYVDAKFPPEAKAKAEKMIANVITAFQNRIQKLDWMTPETKTKAIEKLDKFTVKIAYPDEWEDYSNMMVKEGNTYAENMMAVGKWASEKNLSEIGQPVDKSKWGMPPQMVNAYFNPMNNEIVFPAAILQPPFYNWTADEAVNYGGIGAVIGHEISHAFDDSGARFDGDGNLKNWWTDKDLEEFTKRGDALAEQYSAIEVMDSVNINGKFTLGENIGDLGGVLGAYDGLQLYYEENGRPENIDGFTPEQRFFMSWATVWRTLTRDDALRTQIKTDPHSPGIYRATQPLKNIDAFYEAFDIKEGDKMWLAPEERVRIW is encoded by the coding sequence ATGAAAACCAATATCAAAAGTATTTTGGCGGTTTCTGTTTTAAGTCTTTTTGCATTTTTAGGATGCAAAGAAGAACCTAAAGAAGAAACTGCAATGGTTGAGGAAATTCCTGGAATTAACCTTGACAACATGGACACAACTGTAAGTCCAAAAGACGATTTCTATAATTATGTCAATGGAAATTGGGCAAAATCTACACAAATCCCAGACGACGAAACACGTTGGGGAGGATTTGGGGTCTTAAGAAAAGACACTCGTAAAGATGTTTTAGAGATCATGAATACCTCTAAGGAACTAGGAAAATACGAAGAAGGCACAGACCAAAAAAAGGCACTTCTTATTTTTGAGACTGAGTTAGATACCATTGCAAGAAATGAAGCAGGGATCAAACCTTTACAACCTATGCTGGATAAGATTGATGGGATCAAAAACCTCAATGACATGCAAACAGTATATGCAACAACAATTGGAGTTGGAGCACCTTTTGCAGGTATTGGCGCAAATGCAGATTTAAATGATAGTAGTATGAATGTGGCTTGGGTATATCCTGATGGGTTGGGATTACAAAGAGATTATTATTTAGACCAAGACACAAAATCAAAAGAAATAAGAGAGAAATATAAAGCCCATGTTTCTAAAATGTTACAATACATCAACTACAGCAAAGAAGATGCAGATGCAGCAGCTGTAAAGATTTTAGCAATGGAAACTACATTGGCAGAGCCTAGATTAGATAAGGTTGCTATGAGAGATGCTCGTAATTACAACAACCCAACATCCTTAGAGGATTTACAAAAAATGGCACCAGCTATTGATTGGAACAAAATGATCAAGGATTTAGGGATTACAGCAGAGATGGATACCGTAAATGTGATGCAACCAAAATATATGGCTGCAATGAATGACTTTTTAAAGTCTACACCTATTGAAGATATCAAAACCCTAATGGACTGGAGCACAATAGATGGTGCTGCAGGTTTTTTAACTACGGAAATTGAAAAAGCAAACTGGGAGTTCTACGGAAAAACCTTAAATGGTTCCAAGAAAATGCGTCCAGCAGACGAACGTGCACTTGGTACAGTTGATGGAGCAGTAGGAGAAGCAATTGGTAAATTATATGTCGATGCAAAGTTTCCGCCAGAGGCTAAAGCAAAAGCAGAAAAAATGATCGCTAACGTTATTACTGCTTTTCAAAATAGAATCCAGAAATTAGATTGGATGACACCTGAAACCAAGACCAAAGCCATTGAAAAATTAGATAAGTTTACCGTAAAAATCGCTTATCCAGATGAATGGGAAGATTACTCAAACATGATGGTAAAAGAAGGTAATACCTATGCAGAGAATATGATGGCTGTAGGTAAGTGGGCTAGTGAGAAAAATTTATCAGAAATTGGACAACCAGTAGATAAATCAAAATGGGGAATGCCACCACAAATGGTGAATGCGTATTTCAACCCGATGAATAACGAGATTGTGTTTCCTGCTGCAATTCTACAACCACCTTTCTATAACTGGACAGCAGATGAAGCTGTAAATTATGGTGGTATTGGAGCTGTAATCGGTCATGAGATTTCACATGCATTTGATGATAGTGGAGCACGTTTTGATGGCGACGGAAACTTAAAAAACTGGTGGACAGATAAAGACCTAGAGGAATTTACAAAACGTGGAGATGCCTTAGCTGAACAGTATAGTGCCATTGAAGTGATGGATAGTGTAAACATCAACGGTAAATTCACATTAGGTGAAAACATTGGAGATCTTGGAGGTGTACTTGGAGCATACGACGGTTTACAATTATATTACGAAGAAAACGGAAGACCAGAAAATATCGACGGTTTTACACCAGAGCAACGATTTTTTATGTCTTGGGCTACGGTTTGGAGAACGTTAACAAGAGACGACGCTTTGAGAACACAAATCAAAACAGATCCTCACTCTCCAGGTATTTACAGAGCAACACAACCACTTAAAAATATTGATGCGTTCTATGAAGCATTTGATATTAAAGAAGGTGATAAAATGTGGTTAGCTCCAGAAGAGCGTGTTAGAATTTGGTAA
- a CDS encoding energy transducer TonB yields the protein METYTQYIELINDYLNNLLSKEVRLNFESKLQNDSEFNTIYQQHIVFVNGIERIEIKTDIQKAKRAYKVEKWLKIAGISIVILGAMVMLYTLVFNTSENELAPKSDNSKTTVIDSTFIENNEIDSSLDVSEDITDTIEKQSSYQVSYKTTSNSSKLGIASTTNLEIKKRPQTISFNTQNDTTIICKEGTVLKISKGSFVNSKTGKTINGTIELKVTEYYKLSDILLANLSTVSNGKQLETGGMLFIEAKQGGTDLNLKDDKPIEISFPTKNKKKGMQLFNGEWEDENINWTLQNDEILEDLDISEEEIEDHIDVPFNVVEQVPTFPGCENEGTNEARKKCTSDAISKFITTRFNTKVAIGLGLSGRQRINSIFKIDKDGNVIFIQSRGSHPRLSEQADRVIGLLPKMIPGMQRGKPVNVPYSLPIVFEIDGEQNSSQFDTENGSANFITTRIQDSIGINRQVVSGIEMDTLYSTSRGIVQTIREVMHDKDFPVDSTFADKWRQYKKEKLIRLFGVLGLESEPTVMLRKPLFEMKNTKFKILEDDSITRGGHIIRKLWGTTQIPSTRIFELVPKKRFAVGTEVITTKEFETRLSDVDDVSISSKDVGYYVLRTSNLGWINCDRFINGRKKQITYKLKIKDADGASISMVFKAYNSVLPSWKTNGFYDFRTIADNEDIVLVAIKRKNGKLYYDMVETKTEINPNINLNFKEVSIDQLKTELEQLNSNFDKL from the coding sequence ATGGAAACTTACACACAATATATAGAACTCATTAACGATTACCTCAACAACCTGCTTTCAAAAGAAGTGCGATTGAATTTTGAATCTAAACTACAAAATGACAGTGAATTCAATACCATTTACCAACAACATATCGTCTTTGTAAATGGCATAGAACGCATAGAAATTAAAACCGATATCCAAAAAGCAAAACGCGCTTATAAAGTTGAGAAATGGTTAAAAATTGCAGGAATATCTATCGTGATTCTTGGAGCAATGGTGATGTTGTACACGTTGGTTTTTAATACTTCCGAAAATGAACTAGCTCCAAAATCTGATAACTCTAAAACCACAGTTATTGATTCTACTTTTATTGAAAATAATGAAATTGATTCAAGTTTAGACGTTTCCGAAGACATAACAGATACCATTGAAAAACAATCCAGTTACCAAGTAAGTTACAAAACAACATCAAATAGTTCAAAACTCGGTATAGCGTCTACAACTAATCTTGAGATAAAAAAACGACCGCAAACCATTAGTTTTAATACTCAAAACGATACCACTATAATATGTAAAGAGGGAACCGTTTTAAAAATTAGTAAAGGGTCTTTTGTCAATTCCAAAACGGGAAAAACCATAAACGGAACAATAGAATTAAAAGTCACAGAATATTACAAACTCTCAGATATCCTTTTGGCAAATCTTTCCACAGTGTCTAACGGAAAACAACTAGAAACTGGAGGTATGCTTTTTATTGAGGCTAAACAAGGTGGTACAGATTTGAATTTAAAAGACGATAAACCGATAGAAATCTCATTTCCGACGAAAAACAAAAAGAAAGGAATGCAGTTATTTAACGGAGAATGGGAAGATGAAAATATTAATTGGACGCTTCAAAACGATGAAATATTGGAAGACCTAGATATTTCCGAAGAAGAAATTGAAGACCACATTGATGTGCCTTTTAACGTAGTTGAGCAAGTTCCAACTTTCCCAGGATGTGAAAATGAAGGCACAAATGAAGCTCGTAAAAAATGTACAAGTGATGCTATTTCTAAATTTATAACAACCAGATTTAATACTAAGGTTGCGATAGGGTTAGGATTATCTGGGAGGCAGCGCATCAACTCCATATTTAAAATTGACAAAGATGGAAATGTGATTTTTATTCAATCTAGAGGGTCTCACCCAAGACTGAGCGAACAAGCAGATCGTGTGATTGGTTTATTGCCTAAAATGATTCCTGGGATGCAACGTGGGAAACCTGTTAACGTGCCTTATTCTTTACCTATTGTTTTTGAAATTGATGGCGAACAAAATTCTAGTCAGTTTGATACGGAAAATGGCTCTGCAAATTTTATAACTACTAGAATCCAAGATTCTATTGGAATAAATCGACAAGTTGTTAGTGGTATTGAAATGGACACGCTCTATTCTACTTCAAGAGGTATTGTGCAGACTATACGAGAAGTGATGCATGACAAGGATTTCCCTGTAGATTCAACATTCGCAGATAAATGGAGACAATATAAAAAAGAAAAATTGATTCGCCTCTTTGGTGTTTTAGGTTTAGAATCAGAACCAACAGTAATGTTACGCAAGCCATTATTTGAGATGAAAAACACAAAATTTAAAATTCTTGAGGATGATTCTATTACTCGAGGAGGACATATCATTAGAAAACTTTGGGGAACTACTCAAATACCATCAACACGTATTTTTGAATTAGTACCTAAAAAAAGATTTGCAGTTGGCACAGAAGTTATAACTACAAAAGAATTTGAAACAAGATTAAGCGATGTTGATGATGTAAGCATTTCATCAAAAGACGTAGGTTACTATGTGCTCAGAACATCAAATTTAGGTTGGATCAATTGCGATCGCTTTATCAACGGAAGAAAAAAACAAATAACATATAAACTCAAAATAAAAGATGCCGATGGCGCGAGTATAAGCATGGTATTTAAAGCTTATAACTCGGTTTTACCAAGCTGGAAAACGAATGGTTTTTATGATTTTAGAACTATTGCAGACAATGAAGACATCGTTTTAGTAGCTATAAAAAGGAAAAACGGAAAACTCTATTACGATATGGTTGAAACGAAAACAGAAATAAATCCAAATATCAATTTGAATTTTAAAGAGGTAAGTATCGATCAACTCAAAACCGAATTAGAACAATTAAATAGTAACTTTGATAAATTATGA
- a CDS encoding NAD-dependent epimerase/dehydratase family protein produces MPRILIIGAGGQIGSELTYKLREVYGSDNVVASDIGYHNTEIINSGIFEIVDAQDYASVKVCIEKHKIDTVYLLAAMLSATGEKYPIKAWDLNMDSLFHVLNLAKEGFIKQVFWPSSIAAFGPTTPTTNTPQHTIMEPTTVYGITKQVGERWCEYYHKKYGVDVRSIRYPGIISWKTMPGGGTTDYAVEIYHKAIIDKHYESFLSENTELPMMFMEDAINATIQIMQAPADDVKIRSSYNLSAISFTPKDISEEIKKHIPEFQITYNPDFRQEIADSWPKSIDDSAARSDWNWSYSFDLEKMTTEMITQLRERYRDL; encoded by the coding sequence ATGCCTAGAATTTTAATTATTGGTGCTGGTGGACAAATAGGATCTGAACTTACATATAAGTTAAGAGAAGTCTATGGTTCTGATAATGTTGTAGCAAGTGACATTGGTTATCATAATACTGAAATTATAAACTCTGGAATATTTGAGATTGTAGATGCACAAGATTATGCCTCTGTTAAAGTTTGTATTGAGAAACACAAGATTGATACTGTTTACCTCTTAGCAGCTATGCTTAGTGCTACTGGAGAGAAATACCCAATTAAGGCTTGGGATCTAAATATGGATTCTCTTTTTCACGTATTAAATCTGGCAAAAGAAGGTTTTATAAAACAAGTATTTTGGCCATCAAGTATTGCTGCTTTTGGACCAACTACGCCAACAACAAATACACCTCAACATACCATAATGGAGCCTACAACTGTTTACGGAATCACAAAACAAGTTGGTGAGCGCTGGTGTGAATATTACCATAAAAAATATGGTGTTGATGTGAGGAGTATTAGATATCCTGGTATTATCAGTTGGAAAACGATGCCTGGAGGAGGAACCACAGATTATGCTGTAGAAATTTACCACAAAGCTATTATAGATAAACATTACGAATCTTTTTTATCTGAAAACACAGAACTCCCAATGATGTTTATGGAGGATGCTATAAATGCAACTATTCAAATAATGCAAGCTCCTGCAGATGATGTAAAAATTAGATCTTCGTATAATTTATCTGCTATAAGTTTTACACCTAAGGATATTTCCGAAGAAATTAAAAAACATATTCCTGAGTTTCAAATCACATATAATCCAGATTTTAGACAAGAGATTGCAGATAGCTGGCCAAAATCTATTGATGACTCTGCTGCGAGGTCAGATTGGAACTGGTCTTACAGCTTTGATCTTGAAAAAATGACAACCGAAATGATTACTCAGTTACGAGAACGTTACAGGGATCTTTAA
- a CDS encoding RNA polymerase sigma factor: MSDQDILVLFKNGQRDKAFKKLYHLYPKIEKLVLSKGGSKDDASDVFQEALIILNRNLQKSEFKLTSSFYTYLYSVSRFVWSDLQKSHTKKQLQELNAQDVQVFQEVIEEKKYQLAEHAFLEIGKRCQQLLQLFYQKAMSFNDISKVMQFKSAKIAKNQKYKCLKKAKDIYQTKLKSVQS, from the coding sequence ATGAGTGATCAAGACATTTTAGTACTTTTTAAAAACGGTCAACGGGATAAGGCATTCAAAAAACTTTATCATCTCTACCCTAAAATTGAAAAACTAGTACTTTCAAAAGGTGGCAGTAAAGATGATGCGAGTGATGTGTTTCAAGAAGCACTGATTATTTTAAATCGAAATCTTCAAAAATCAGAATTCAAACTCACCTCTTCGTTTTATACCTATCTATATTCGGTATCCCGATTTGTATGGTCTGATCTTCAAAAGAGCCACACCAAAAAACAATTACAAGAACTCAATGCGCAAGACGTTCAAGTATTTCAAGAGGTCATTGAAGAAAAAAAATACCAACTTGCCGAACATGCTTTTCTAGAAATTGGAAAACGATGTCAACAACTCTTACAACTGTTTTATCAAAAAGCGATGTCGTTTAATGACATCTCAAAAGTGATGCAATTCAAATCTGCAAAAATTGCAAAAAACCAGAAGTATAAGTGCTTAAAAAAAGCAAAAGACATTTATCAAACCAAACTAAAATCGGTTCAATCCTAA
- a CDS encoding HD domain-containing protein — MHTSVEIIEKTKQFVKKELENAEGGHDWFHTHRVFKNAMLISKNESVNLLVVSLGALLHDIADSKFYKGDETIGPQKARQFLFENNVDSTVIEHVVNIIKHISFKGGNEAQTFSSSELDVVQDADRLDAIGAIGIARTFNYGGFKNRKLFDPDIKPNLKMTKAEYKISEAPTLNHFYEKLLLLKDRMNTKTGKTIAEKRHQYMEQFLDQFYAEWDGKK, encoded by the coding sequence ATGCATACTTCCGTAGAAATAATAGAGAAAACCAAGCAATTTGTAAAAAAAGAACTCGAAAATGCCGAAGGTGGTCACGATTGGTTTCACACCCATAGGGTATTTAAAAACGCAATGCTCATCTCTAAAAACGAAAGTGTAAACCTATTGGTTGTTTCACTTGGTGCCTTGCTGCATGATATTGCAGATAGCAAATTTTACAAGGGAGACGAAACTATTGGGCCTCAAAAGGCACGACAATTTCTGTTTGAAAACAATGTGGATTCTACCGTAATTGAACACGTCGTGAACATCATTAAACATATATCTTTCAAAGGCGGAAATGAGGCACAAACCTTTTCTTCTTCGGAATTGGATGTTGTGCAAGATGCAGACCGTTTAGATGCCATTGGAGCCATTGGAATTGCCAGAACTTTTAATTATGGAGGGTTTAAAAACCGAAAATTGTTTGATCCAGACATAAAGCCTAATCTAAAGATGACTAAAGCAGAATATAAAATTTCTGAAGCACCAACTCTTAATCATTTTTATGAAAAACTATTACTCTTAAAAGATAGAATGAATACTAAGACCGGTAAAACAATTGCGGAAAAGCGACACCAATATATGGAACAGTTTTTAGATCAATTTTATGCAGAGTGGGATGGGAAGAAATAA
- a CDS encoding TerB family tellurite resistance protein, whose protein sequence is MSFAKWIGGALGWSFGGPIGAIIGLAIGSLIDGAAEGGGFLLGEGNSGPKTQQKQRTTYTRSQTRPQTRSGDFEVSLLILASVIIKADGKQDQSELDYVRQQFVSMYGKDRANHAFRLFKNVSKQQIPTRKVCLQIREMMDHSSRLQLLHFLFGIAKADGMVTEDEVSQIYMISGYLGISSRDYGSIKAMFYNSSDNAYKILEITKEATDDEVKKAYRTMAKKYHPDKVIHLGKEHQAGAEEKFRQVQKAYEQLQKERGF, encoded by the coding sequence ATGAGTTTTGCAAAATGGATAGGAGGTGCTTTGGGCTGGTCTTTTGGTGGGCCAATTGGTGCTATAATTGGACTTGCCATTGGAAGTTTGATCGATGGTGCTGCAGAAGGTGGAGGTTTTTTATTGGGAGAAGGAAACTCTGGACCAAAAACACAGCAAAAACAGCGCACAACATATACAAGATCACAAACCAGGCCTCAAACCCGATCTGGTGATTTTGAGGTAAGCCTTTTAATACTGGCATCTGTAATTATCAAAGCAGATGGTAAACAAGATCAAAGCGAACTCGATTATGTGCGCCAGCAATTTGTAAGCATGTACGGTAAAGATAGAGCCAATCACGCATTTAGACTCTTCAAAAACGTAAGTAAGCAACAAATCCCAACCCGTAAAGTATGTTTACAAATTCGTGAAATGATGGATCATTCTTCACGATTACAATTGCTTCATTTTCTCTTCGGAATCGCAAAAGCAGACGGTATGGTTACCGAAGATGAAGTCTCTCAAATCTATATGATCTCTGGCTATTTAGGCATCAGTTCCCGAGACTACGGAAGCATAAAGGCCATGTTTTACAACAGTAGCGATAACGCTTACAAAATTTTAGAAATCACTAAAGAAGCAACCGATGATGAAGTTAAAAAAGCCTATAGAACTATGGCAAAAAAATACCATCCAGATAAAGTAATTCATTTAGGTAAAGAACATCAGGCAGGTGCAGAAGAAAAATTTAGACAAGTGCAAAAAGCTTACGAGCAATTACAAAAGGAACGCGGTTTTTAA
- a CDS encoding AraC family transcriptional regulator — translation MIQRKPALEKISPNFGSSVFVKKSNSNHNGDRKPYWHFHPEIELVYVDKGQGKRHIGSHLSYFNNSQLILIGSNLPHNGFVDRLTQQGSEVLVQFKPDFLGEDFFDLPEMVKINALFERSKNGILFKPETKRRLGKKIQKLNEVDGFERVLLLLKILQKLAEVKDYEILNANGFVFETELQDSAKIDIVYKHVNNNFQSHISLDEISDKVSMTVPAFCRYFKKSTGKTFTQLVNEYRIVHATKLLSESQMGISDVAFECGFNNFSHFNKLFKEFTGKSALKYRKELTQIMH, via the coding sequence ATGATTCAAAGAAAACCTGCATTAGAAAAGATAAGTCCAAATTTTGGGAGTTCTGTTTTTGTAAAGAAAAGTAACTCTAACCACAACGGTGACCGAAAGCCCTATTGGCATTTTCACCCAGAAATAGAATTAGTATATGTAGATAAAGGTCAAGGCAAACGCCATATTGGTAGTCACCTTTCCTATTTTAATAACAGTCAACTCATTTTAATTGGCTCTAACTTACCACATAACGGTTTTGTTGATCGCCTAACTCAACAGGGCTCAGAAGTTTTGGTACAATTTAAACCAGACTTTTTAGGTGAAGACTTTTTTGATCTTCCAGAAATGGTAAAAATCAATGCTTTATTTGAGCGTTCTAAAAATGGAATTCTTTTTAAACCAGAAACCAAAAGACGTTTGGGCAAAAAAATCCAGAAATTAAATGAAGTAGATGGTTTTGAGCGCGTTTTACTTTTACTGAAAATCTTACAAAAATTAGCCGAAGTAAAAGACTATGAAATATTAAATGCAAACGGATTTGTTTTTGAAACAGAATTACAGGATAGCGCTAAAATAGATATCGTTTACAAACATGTCAATAATAATTTTCAAAGCCATATATCGCTAGACGAAATTTCAGATAAGGTAAGTATGACAGTTCCTGCATTTTGCAGATACTTCAAGAAATCAACGGGTAAAACGTTTACGCAATTAGTGAACGAGTATCGCATTGTACACGCTACAAAACTACTCTCTGAAAGTCAAATGGGTATCTCTGATGTTGCTTTTGAGTGCGGGTTCAATAATTTCTCACATTTCAATAAACTCTTTAAGGAATTTACAGGAAAAAGCGCGCTAAAGTACCGTAAGGAATTAACCCAAATTATGCACTAA